The proteins below come from a single Streptomyces sp. SCSIO 75703 genomic window:
- a CDS encoding glycosyltransferase has translation MSRTARARRETRREIAEFQGIGPVQVAEVDLRAAGPVLGPGPGGPPVGPGPVFVLVRREGRPAGTFLGRVPDGADPAKALAAQARHTPVPAPEPAVAWPAAPEPAAGLSPVPRPPSVTVVVATRERADQLARALDSLLAQDHPAADLVVVDNAPRTAATRKLVEGGYGDRVRYVREPVPGLAVAHNTGLAAARGEVVAFTDDDVLADPRWLTELTAPFAADPGLGCATGLILPARLRTPAQVLLESHGGFAKGFAPRTYDPARPPADDPLFPFTAGRFGSGANMAFRTAVLRSVGGFDPATGAGTPARGGDDLYGFVRVLAQGHRLRYTPAALVWHHHRESWRDLETQAYGYGAGLTAYLTAILVNRPALLPALLARLPRGLAHARSLTAVRSADGVSADGYENAPDGVPDRVRGRARDGVPDRVRGGVPDGVPAGAPGGHGDRTHPWPRRLSRLQRRGMLYGPVGYLRARHVLRTARREAGR, from the coding sequence ATGTCCCGTACGGCACGCGCGCGGCGGGAGACCCGCCGGGAGATCGCGGAGTTCCAGGGCATCGGGCCGGTGCAGGTCGCCGAGGTGGACCTGCGGGCCGCGGGGCCGGTCCTCGGACCCGGTCCGGGCGGTCCCCCGGTGGGCCCGGGGCCGGTGTTCGTCCTGGTCCGGCGGGAAGGGCGGCCCGCCGGAACGTTCCTCGGCCGGGTGCCGGACGGAGCGGACCCGGCGAAGGCCCTGGCCGCGCAGGCCCGGCACACGCCCGTACCCGCCCCGGAACCGGCGGTGGCGTGGCCTGCCGCACCGGAACCGGCGGCGGGCCTGTCCCCCGTGCCCCGGCCGCCGTCCGTCACCGTCGTCGTCGCCACCCGGGAACGCGCCGACCAGCTCGCCCGCGCGCTGGACTCGCTGCTCGCCCAGGACCACCCGGCCGCCGACCTCGTCGTGGTCGACAACGCGCCCCGGACCGCGGCCACCCGGAAACTCGTCGAGGGCGGGTACGGCGACCGGGTGCGGTACGTGCGCGAACCCGTGCCGGGGCTGGCCGTCGCGCACAACACCGGCCTGGCCGCCGCCCGCGGCGAGGTGGTCGCCTTCACCGACGACGACGTGCTGGCCGACCCGCGCTGGCTCACCGAACTCACCGCTCCCTTCGCCGCCGACCCGGGCCTCGGCTGCGCCACGGGCCTGATCCTCCCGGCCCGGCTGCGCACCCCGGCACAGGTGCTGCTGGAGAGCCACGGCGGTTTCGCCAAGGGCTTCGCCCCGCGCACCTACGACCCCGCGCGCCCACCGGCCGACGACCCGCTGTTCCCGTTCACCGCGGGGCGGTTCGGCTCGGGGGCGAACATGGCCTTCCGTACGGCGGTCCTGCGCTCCGTCGGCGGTTTCGACCCGGCGACCGGGGCCGGCACGCCCGCGCGGGGCGGCGACGACCTCTACGGCTTCGTCCGCGTCCTCGCCCAGGGCCACCGGCTGCGCTACACCCCGGCCGCGCTGGTCTGGCACCACCACCGGGAGAGCTGGCGGGACCTGGAGACACAAGCGTACGGCTACGGGGCGGGGCTCACGGCCTACCTCACCGCGATCCTGGTGAACCGTCCCGCCCTGTTGCCCGCCCTCCTCGCCCGGCTGCCCCGGGGACTCGCCCACGCCCGCTCCCTGACCGCCGTGCGGAGCGCGGACGGCGTGTCGGCCGACGGGTACGAGAACGCCCCCGACGGCGTGCCGGACCGCGTGCGCGGACGTGCCCGGGACGGCGTGCCGGACCGCGTGCGCGGGGGTGTCCCGGACGGCGTGCCGGCCGGTGCCCCCGGGGGGCACGGTGACCGGACGCACCCCTGGCCCCGGCGGCTGTCGCGGTTGCAGCGCCGCGGCATGCTGTACGGCCCCGTCGGCTACCTGCGCGCCCGCCACGTCCTGCGCACGGCCCGGCGGGAGGCGGGCCGGTGA
- a CDS encoding GNAT family N-acetyltransferase: MNGGRLRVLLPRELGEGEKDRWRALRSASTAPRSPFMEPEFTEAVGRVRPGARVAVLYEDGEAAGFLPYERGALGLGRAIGLGVSDSQGAVLRPGLVPDTRRLLRACGLSGYAFDNLAADQDLFVPHAAEEHTSYVIDVEKGYEAYENVLRAQSPKFLKTTLAKERRLGRQAGQTRFVFDERDPAALRTLMEWKSAQYRRTGRRDRFAQEWISLLVARLAETRAPECTGTLSVLYAGGRPVAAHFGLRSSTVLACWFPAYDPAYAKFSPGLVLHLRMAEAAAAHGVGLLDLGRGAAEYKDSLKTGELPVYEGAVTRPGPGAALHWLRREPARRAQGFVRARPRLASLAARTLRGAARLRRT; the protein is encoded by the coding sequence TTGAACGGCGGACGTCTGCGTGTGCTCCTGCCGCGGGAGCTGGGCGAGGGGGAGAAGGACCGCTGGCGCGCGCTGCGGTCCGCGTCGACGGCGCCTCGCAGCCCCTTCATGGAACCGGAGTTCACCGAGGCCGTGGGACGCGTGCGGCCCGGCGCCCGGGTCGCGGTGCTCTACGAGGACGGCGAGGCGGCCGGCTTCCTCCCCTACGAGAGGGGAGCGCTGGGACTCGGCCGGGCGATCGGGCTCGGCGTCTCGGACAGCCAGGGGGCGGTGCTCCGCCCCGGCCTGGTCCCCGACACCCGGCGGCTGCTGCGCGCCTGCGGCCTGTCGGGCTACGCCTTCGACAACCTCGCGGCCGACCAGGACCTGTTCGTGCCGCACGCCGCCGAGGAGCACACCAGCTACGTCATCGACGTGGAGAAGGGGTACGAGGCGTACGAGAACGTGCTGCGCGCCCAGTCCCCCAAGTTCCTGAAGACCACCCTCGCCAAGGAACGGCGGCTCGGCCGCCAGGCCGGGCAGACGCGCTTCGTCTTCGACGAGCGCGATCCGGCCGCGCTGCGCACCCTCATGGAGTGGAAGTCGGCGCAGTACCGCAGGACGGGGCGCCGGGACCGGTTCGCCCAGGAGTGGATCAGCCTCCTGGTGGCCCGGCTCGCCGAGACCCGCGCGCCGGAGTGCACCGGCACGCTGTCCGTGCTCTACGCGGGCGGCCGGCCGGTGGCCGCCCACTTCGGACTGCGGTCGTCGACGGTCCTGGCGTGCTGGTTCCCCGCCTACGACCCGGCCTACGCGAAGTTCTCGCCGGGGCTGGTGCTGCACCTGCGGATGGCGGAGGCCGCCGCGGCACACGGGGTGGGCCTGCTCGACCTGGGGCGGGGCGCGGCCGAGTACAAGGACTCGCTGAAGACCGGCGAACTGCCGGTGTACGAGGGGGCGGTGACCCGTCCGGGGCCGGGGGCCGCGCTGCACTGGCTGCGTCGCGAACCGGCCCGCCGCGCCCAGGGGTTCGTCCGCGCCCGGCCCCGGCTGGCGTCGCTGGCGGCCCGCACGCTGCGGGGGGCGGCCCGCCTGCGCCGGACGTGA